One segment of Yersinia kristensenii DNA contains the following:
- the moeA gene encoding molybdopterin molybdotransferase MoeA, with amino-acid sequence MDHCNTSDLISLEQALTKMLSQVTPLQATETIALTDAAGRITANAITSPIAVSPFANSAMDGYAVRCNELSSTLPLPVAGKAFAGAPFKDKWPANSCIRIMTGAPIPEGADAVVMQEQAIVGEQGITFSGNIRAGQNIRLAGEDIQQGATVFHAGIKLGAAQLPLLASLGIAELTVFRVLKVAIFSTGDELKPVGQPLGEGEIYDTNRFAVRLMLQQLGCQIIDLGVIRDDQQALRNAFEQANAAADLVISSGGVSVGEADYTKQMLEELGDVGFWKLAIKPGKPFAFGKLENAWFCGLPGNPVSAALTFYQLVQPLIAKLSGHSNWQPPLRLKAKTITKLKKTPGRLDFQRGVFTTNAQGELEVRTTGHQGSHVFSSFSQGNCFIVLERERGSVEIGEIVEIELFNGLLI; translated from the coding sequence ATGGATCACTGTAATACCTCGGATTTAATCTCTCTGGAACAAGCACTGACTAAAATGCTGTCACAGGTCACGCCATTACAGGCCACCGAAACCATCGCGCTCACTGATGCTGCGGGACGTATCACAGCTAATGCAATTACATCACCGATTGCCGTGTCACCTTTCGCTAATTCAGCTATGGACGGTTATGCTGTGCGCTGTAATGAGCTTAGCAGCACCCTGCCATTACCAGTGGCAGGTAAAGCTTTCGCCGGCGCCCCCTTTAAAGATAAATGGCCAGCAAATAGCTGTATTCGGATCATGACCGGTGCCCCAATTCCCGAAGGTGCCGATGCTGTCGTCATGCAAGAACAAGCGATTGTGGGTGAACAAGGTATTACATTTAGCGGCAATATACGTGCTGGACAAAATATCAGGCTGGCAGGTGAAGATATCCAGCAAGGGGCGACTGTTTTCCACGCAGGCATCAAACTCGGTGCTGCGCAGTTGCCGCTATTAGCATCATTAGGGATTGCCGAGCTGACCGTTTTCCGTGTACTGAAAGTGGCTATTTTCTCTACCGGTGATGAATTGAAGCCTGTCGGACAACCCTTGGGAGAGGGAGAGATTTACGATACCAATCGCTTTGCAGTGCGTTTAATGTTGCAGCAATTAGGTTGCCAAATCATTGATCTTGGTGTCATCCGTGATGACCAACAAGCATTGCGCAATGCATTTGAACAAGCCAATGCTGCGGCTGATTTAGTCATTAGTAGCGGTGGGGTTTCAGTCGGCGAAGCGGATTACACTAAACAAATGTTGGAAGAACTGGGTGATGTTGGTTTCTGGAAGTTAGCGATAAAACCCGGTAAACCTTTTGCTTTCGGTAAGTTAGAAAATGCCTGGTTCTGCGGCTTACCGGGTAATCCCGTCTCTGCGGCACTGACATTTTATCAATTGGTACAACCCCTCATTGCTAAACTTTCCGGCCACTCTAATTGGCAGCCGCCGTTACGTTTGAAGGCAAAAACAATAACAAAATTGAAGAAAACGCCGGGCCGTTTAGATTTCCAACGTGGAGTTTTCACAACCAATGCCCAAGGTGAGCTGGAAGTGCGCACAACGGGCCATCAAGGTTCACACGTATTTAGCTCATTTAGCCAAGGTAACTGTTTTATCGTCCTTGAACGGGAACGGGGTTCGGTAGAAATCGGTGAAATTGTTGAAATTGAATTGTTTAATGGATTATTGATTTAG
- a CDS encoding DUF924 family protein — translation MDYQKILRFWFSEMDPALWFKKDEDFDTYLRQHFGAFWQAASKGELAHWRQNIEGRLAEILILDQFSRNLFRDLPTSFSCDGMALVLAQEAVSSGQTSQLSDTQRGFLYLPFMHSESALIHQQALKLYTELGNETQLDYELRHKAIIDRFGRYPHRNHILGRVSSAEEQAFLLQPGSAF, via the coding sequence ATGGACTATCAAAAAATTCTTAGATTCTGGTTTAGTGAGATGGATCCGGCATTGTGGTTCAAAAAAGACGAAGATTTTGATACCTATTTACGTCAGCATTTCGGTGCTTTTTGGCAGGCTGCTTCTAAGGGGGAGCTGGCGCATTGGCGGCAGAATATTGAGGGGCGCCTGGCGGAAATACTCATATTAGATCAGTTTAGCCGAAACTTATTCCGTGATTTACCGACTTCTTTTTCCTGTGATGGCATGGCGTTAGTGTTGGCACAGGAGGCGGTCAGCAGTGGTCAAACTAGCCAACTGTCTGATACTCAACGTGGTTTTCTCTATTTGCCTTTTATGCATTCTGAGTCCGCATTAATCCATCAGCAAGCATTGAAGTTATATACCGAACTAGGTAATGAGACTCAGCTCGATTATGAATTGCGCCATAAAGCCATTATTGATCGCTTCGGCCGCTACCCACACCGCAATCATATTCTTGGGCGAGTATCCAGTGCCGAGGAGCAGGCTTTTCTGTTACAACCCGGATCTGCTTTTTAG
- the darD gene encoding darobactin export ABC transporter ATP-binding protein — protein sequence MLNIQNAEKCYTTKTIKTKVLNHLSFSVEKGDFVSIMGPSGSGKSTLLNIIGLFDSLDNGSFTLAKKNIIDMSYSQKIILRRLLIGYIFQSFNLISHLSIFDNVALPLKYRGIGKKERTEQVNQILNLFDIDNRKNHKPMQLSGGQQQRVAIARAMVSNPALLLADEPTGNLDSKNALSVLQQLKYINQKGTTIIMVTHSDEASSYGNRIINMRDGKLT from the coding sequence ATGCTAAATATACAAAATGCTGAAAAGTGTTATACCACCAAAACAATTAAAACCAAGGTTCTTAATCATCTTAGCTTCAGCGTTGAAAAAGGTGATTTCGTTTCTATTATGGGGCCATCAGGCTCAGGAAAATCCACATTACTTAATATCATCGGTCTGTTTGACTCTCTTGATAATGGTTCATTCACACTGGCGAAAAAAAACATTATTGATATGAGCTACTCACAAAAAATAATATTACGACGATTATTAATAGGTTATATATTTCAATCATTCAATCTCATTTCACACTTATCTATTTTTGATAACGTTGCCTTACCACTTAAATATCGGGGCATTGGCAAAAAGGAACGTACTGAACAAGTTAACCAAATTTTAAACCTGTTCGATATTGATAACCGGAAAAATCATAAACCAATGCAACTCTCAGGCGGTCAACAACAACGAGTCGCCATCGCCAGAGCGATGGTATCTAACCCTGCATTGCTCTTGGCTGATGAGCCTACTGGCAATTTAGACAGTAAAAATGCCCTTTCTGTATTACAGCAATTAAAATATATAAACCAAAAAGGTACAACTATTATTATGGTTACACATTCAGATGAAGCTTCTTCATATGGCAACAGAATAATAAACATGAGAGATGGAAAACTTACATGA
- the moeB gene encoding molybdopterin-synthase adenylyltransferase MoeB — protein sequence MLPELSDAQTLRYNRQIVLRGFDFDGQEKLNAAKVLIVGLGGLGCAAAQYLAVAGVGNLTLLDFDTVSLSNLQRQVLHRDDRIGVSKVASAAITLAEMNPGLTLKTVDIQLDDEQLAIVIAEHQLVLDCTDNVASREQLNRLCHTQRKPLISGAAIRMEGQVSVFTYQEDQPCYRCLSRLFGDNALTCVEAGVMAPLVGIIGNLQAMEAIKLLTDYGQVISGRILMYDAMTAEFRSLKLAKDANCEVCGKD from the coding sequence ATGTTGCCTGAACTTTCCGATGCGCAAACCCTGCGTTATAACCGGCAAATTGTTTTACGGGGTTTTGATTTCGACGGCCAGGAAAAGCTCAATGCAGCCAAGGTGTTGATTGTCGGATTGGGTGGGCTCGGGTGTGCGGCAGCACAATATCTGGCAGTGGCAGGTGTAGGCAATCTTACACTGCTGGATTTTGACACAGTTTCTCTGTCCAACTTGCAACGGCAAGTTCTGCATCGTGATGACCGTATCGGAGTGTCTAAAGTCGCCTCTGCGGCAATAACTTTAGCGGAGATGAATCCTGGCCTAACACTCAAAACAGTTGATATTCAGTTAGATGATGAGCAGCTTGCTATTGTCATAGCTGAGCATCAATTAGTGTTGGATTGTACCGATAATGTCGCCAGCCGTGAGCAACTTAACCGCCTATGCCATACCCAACGTAAACCGTTGATTTCTGGTGCGGCAATTCGCATGGAGGGGCAAGTTAGTGTCTTTACCTATCAAGAGGATCAGCCGTGCTATCGCTGTCTCAGCCGGTTATTTGGCGATAACGCCCTAACCTGCGTTGAAGCCGGAGTTATGGCTCCATTAGTGGGTATTATTGGCAATCTACAAGCGATGGAAGCGATAAAGCTACTGACTGATTATGGGCAAGTGATATCAGGCCGCATATTAATGTATGACGCCATGACTGCAGAGTTTCGCAGTTTAAAGCTGGCAAAAGATGCCAACTGCGAGGTTTGCGGTAAAGACTAA
- the darC gene encoding darobactin export ABC transporter periplasmic adaptor subunit, which translates to MDINIEQRKNKNTTAKLIIFFVLLAIISCLYYIYCLSTAQRSLLISRENAVFHTIEAEVYQDVLTTRAIAVPKESMIVSSERGGKVTEVAKQAFDTVEKGDVIIRLSNYDFMLETTSRIVNITEQISNLRNMKIQLEQDNRETKLNLQEAQHQITTMSRDLARHQVLDMKSMIAKSELENQVGMLKNWQIKSEILKDHDNKNKESFPLQFKRIDDSILLLERMMDIIENGMEQLVIKAPIDGVLSILDVELGQQIKPGEKIAIIDNLKSYYFNVYFSEYYLDKIKPQSQILAVINGQDTPLLIESVSTIVENGKFKAKLIPLHDTTSLLKRGQSIEIQIPLQEKNSSALMVPTDSIISDDDGNNFIYIYQPENDLAIKSKIEIDRRSPMKTEIIAGIKVGEIIVTPPETNNSEYDIIEFK; encoded by the coding sequence ATGGATATAAATATTGAGCAGAGAAAAAATAAAAACACGACTGCTAAGTTAATTATTTTTTTCGTATTATTGGCTATTATTTCTTGTCTTTATTATATTTATTGTTTATCTACCGCTCAGCGCTCTTTACTCATATCACGAGAGAATGCTGTTTTCCATACTATTGAAGCAGAAGTGTATCAGGATGTGCTGACAACACGAGCTATCGCGGTACCTAAAGAAAGTATGATTGTATCAAGTGAACGAGGAGGAAAAGTCACTGAAGTCGCCAAACAGGCTTTCGATACTGTCGAGAAAGGCGATGTCATTATTCGTTTATCTAACTACGATTTTATGCTGGAAACGACATCCAGAATAGTAAATATTACCGAGCAAATAAGCAATCTACGCAATATGAAAATACAATTGGAACAAGATAATAGAGAGACAAAACTTAATTTACAAGAGGCTCAGCATCAAATAACGACTATGTCGAGAGATTTAGCCAGGCATCAAGTCCTCGACATGAAATCAATGATTGCAAAATCCGAACTGGAAAACCAAGTCGGTATGTTAAAAAACTGGCAAATAAAAAGTGAAATTTTAAAAGATCATGATAATAAAAATAAAGAATCATTCCCATTACAATTCAAGAGGATAGATGATTCTATATTATTACTGGAGAGAATGATGGATATCATCGAAAACGGGATGGAACAATTAGTTATAAAAGCTCCAATTGATGGGGTTTTATCTATCCTTGATGTAGAACTGGGTCAACAAATAAAACCCGGCGAAAAAATTGCAATTATCGACAACCTTAAATCATATTATTTTAATGTTTATTTCAGTGAATATTACCTCGATAAAATTAAGCCACAAAGCCAAATATTGGCAGTAATAAATGGTCAAGATACACCACTACTTATTGAATCAGTATCCACTATTGTTGAAAATGGTAAATTCAAAGCAAAACTAATCCCACTACATGACACTACCTCCCTACTTAAAAGAGGGCAATCTATTGAAATACAAATCCCACTACAAGAAAAAAACAGCTCTGCATTGATGGTACCAACTGATAGTATCATTTCCGATGATGATGGAAATAATTTCATCTATATATATCAGCCAGAAAATGATCTAGCTATTAAATCTAAAATAGAAATAGATCGTCGAAGCCCGATGAAAACAGAGATAATAGCAGGAATAAAGGTTGGGGAAATCATTGTCACCCCCCCAGAAACTAACAATAGTGAATACGATATTATTGAGTTCAAATAA
- a CDS encoding ABC-F family ATPase — MLSTNNITMQFGSKPLFENISVKFGGGNRYGLIGANGCGKSTFMKILGGDLVPSGGNVFLDPNERLGKLRQDQFAFENNTVLDTVIMGHGELWEVKEERDRIYAMAEMSEADGYKVADLEVAYGEMDGYSAEARAGELLLGVGIPVEQHYGLMSEIAPGFKLRVLLAQALFSDPEILLLDEPTNNLDIDTIRWLEQILNERNSTMIIISHDRHFLNMVCTHMADLDYGELRVYPGNYDEYMTAATQARDRLLSDNAKKKAQISELQSFVSRFSANASKSKQATSRARQIDKIQLDEVKASSRQNPFIRFDQDKKLFRNALEVELLTKGFDNGPLFKNLNLRLEVGEKVAILGPNGIGKSTLLKTLVGDYEADAGTVKWSENSKIGYYAQDHASDFEIDLTVFDWMSQWKQEKDDEQAVRSVLGRLLFSQDDIKKKVQVLSGGEKGRMLFGKLMMQRPNILVMDEPTNHLDMESIEALNMALEMYEGTLIFVSHDREFVSSLATRVIEMTPSKLIDFTGNYEDYLRSQGIQS; from the coding sequence GTGCTAAGTACTAACAATATCACCATGCAATTCGGCAGCAAGCCGCTGTTTGAAAACATTTCAGTAAAATTCGGTGGCGGTAACCGCTATGGCCTGATCGGTGCTAATGGTTGTGGTAAATCCACTTTCATGAAAATCCTTGGCGGTGATTTAGTACCCAGCGGCGGTAACGTATTCCTTGACCCGAATGAGCGTTTGGGTAAGTTACGTCAGGACCAATTCGCCTTTGAAAACAACACAGTGCTCGACACCGTTATTATGGGTCACGGCGAACTGTGGGAAGTAAAAGAAGAGCGCGATCGCATTTACGCCATGGCCGAAATGAGTGAAGCAGACGGCTATAAAGTCGCTGATCTGGAAGTTGCCTATGGTGAAATGGATGGTTACAGCGCAGAAGCCCGTGCCGGTGAATTGTTGCTCGGTGTCGGTATTCCGGTTGAACAACATTATGGCCTGATGAGCGAAATCGCTCCCGGCTTCAAATTGCGTGTATTGCTGGCACAGGCTTTGTTCTCCGATCCGGAAATTTTGTTACTCGACGAACCTACCAACAACTTGGATATCGATACTATCCGCTGGTTGGAACAAATTCTGAACGAACGTAACAGCACCATGATCATTATTTCCCATGACCGCCACTTCCTGAATATGGTGTGTACCCACATGGCGGATTTAGATTACGGCGAACTGCGTGTTTATCCGGGTAACTATGATGAGTATATGACGGCGGCGACTCAAGCTCGCGATCGTCTGCTCTCTGATAATGCCAAGAAAAAGGCGCAGATCTCGGAGTTGCAATCTTTCGTTAGCCGCTTTAGTGCCAACGCCTCGAAATCCAAACAGGCAACATCACGCGCTCGTCAGATTGATAAAATTCAGCTTGATGAAGTGAAAGCCTCTAGCCGGCAGAACCCGTTTATCCGCTTTGATCAGGATAAAAAGTTGTTCCGGAATGCGCTGGAAGTTGAATTGCTGACGAAAGGTTTTGATAACGGCCCATTGTTTAAAAACCTTAATTTGCGGCTGGAAGTGGGCGAGAAAGTGGCTATTCTTGGGCCAAATGGTATTGGTAAATCGACCTTACTGAAAACATTGGTCGGGGATTATGAAGCAGACGCGGGTACTGTGAAATGGTCTGAAAACAGCAAGATCGGCTACTATGCACAGGATCACGCCAGCGATTTTGAAATCGATCTGACAGTATTTGACTGGATGAGTCAGTGGAAACAGGAAAAAGATGACGAGCAGGCTGTGCGCAGTGTGCTGGGTCGCTTGCTGTTTAGCCAGGACGATATCAAGAAAAAAGTACAGGTCTTGTCAGGTGGTGAGAAAGGGCGGATGTTATTTGGTAAGCTGATGATGCAGCGCCCTAATATCCTGGTAATGGATGAGCCAACCAACCATTTGGATATGGAATCAATTGAAGCTCTTAACATGGCATTAGAAATGTACGAAGGCACGTTAATCTTCGTTTCTCATGACCGTGAATTTGTGAGTTCATTGGCGACCCGAGTGATTGAAATGACACCAAGCAAGCTGATCGACTTTACTGGTAACTACGAAGATTATCTGCGTAGCCAGGGTATTCAGTCCTGA
- a CDS encoding MFS family transporter, with protein sequence MVETTSLETSAASQSARLTEKADTRQRIRAIVGASSGNLVEWFDFYIYSFCALYFAPLFFPSDNPTTQLVQTAGVFAAGFLMRPIGGWLFGYIADKHGRKLSMLISVYMMCAGSLMIACLPTYASIGSLAPILLLIARLFQGLSVGGEYGTSATYMSEVAVKGRKGFYASFQYVTLIGGQLLALLVLVLLQQTLSSEVLHSWGWRIPFVLGALLAVVALYLRRSLNETSNEKTRNKKDAGSLKGLWKHRRAFIMVLGFTAGGSLSFYTYTTYMQKYLVNTAGMDVKTASLVMTAALFIFMIIQPLFGALSDRISRRTSMLTFGLLSMLLTVPILHALKGVTSPYIAFMLIVTALIILSFYTAIGGLLKAEMFPPEVRALGVGLSYAVANAMFGGSAEYVALSLKSFDMENSFFWYVSAMCFLTFLVSLRLHRKGQEVEL encoded by the coding sequence ATGGTTGAAACAACATCATTAGAGACGAGCGCAGCATCACAATCAGCACGTTTGACAGAGAAAGCGGATACCCGGCAGAGAATTCGAGCTATCGTCGGTGCTTCCTCGGGTAATTTGGTTGAATGGTTCGACTTTTATATTTATTCGTTTTGTGCCCTTTACTTTGCACCGCTTTTTTTCCCTAGCGATAATCCGACCACTCAGTTAGTGCAAACTGCGGGTGTTTTTGCCGCAGGTTTTTTGATGCGCCCTATTGGTGGCTGGTTATTTGGTTATATTGCCGATAAACATGGTCGTAAGCTCTCCATGCTTATTTCTGTCTACATGATGTGTGCTGGCTCGTTAATGATTGCCTGCCTGCCAACATATGCTTCTATTGGTAGCCTCGCTCCTATTTTGTTATTAATTGCTCGCTTATTCCAAGGTCTATCAGTCGGTGGTGAATACGGCACCAGTGCTACCTATATGAGTGAAGTGGCAGTGAAAGGGCGCAAAGGTTTTTATGCTTCTTTCCAATATGTCACATTGATCGGCGGGCAATTACTGGCATTATTAGTGCTGGTTTTGTTACAGCAAACTCTATCATCTGAAGTATTACATAGTTGGGGCTGGCGGATTCCTTTTGTGCTTGGGGCATTGCTGGCCGTGGTTGCACTTTATTTACGCCGTTCATTGAATGAAACTTCAAATGAAAAGACCCGTAACAAGAAAGATGCCGGTAGTTTGAAAGGGCTGTGGAAGCATCGACGAGCCTTTATTATGGTATTAGGTTTCACTGCTGGTGGTTCACTGTCTTTTTATACTTATACGACTTATATGCAAAAATATTTAGTCAATACGGCTGGGATGGATGTGAAAACAGCCAGTCTGGTAATGACAGCGGCATTGTTTATTTTCATGATAATCCAACCCTTATTTGGTGCATTATCCGACCGTATTAGCCGGCGTACATCTATGCTGACTTTCGGTTTATTATCTATGCTACTCACAGTGCCTATTCTCCATGCGTTGAAAGGTGTCACCAGCCCTTATATCGCCTTTATGCTGATTGTCACCGCACTAATTATTCTCAGCTTCTATACTGCTATTGGTGGATTGCTGAAAGCCGAGATGTTTCCACCGGAGGTCAGAGCACTGGGGGTTGGCTTATCCTATGCGGTCGCCAATGCTATGTTTGGTGGTAGCGCTGAATATGTCGCGTTATCTCTCAAATCTTTTGATATGGAAAACAGTTTCTTCTGGTATGTCTCAGCCATGTGTTTCCTCACCTTCCTGGTTTCATTACGTTTACACCGCAAAGGGCAGGAGGTTGAACTATAA
- the darE gene encoding darobactin maturation radical SAM/SPASM protein DarE — protein MDNIIPVKFIDCTKINNIGLKELEKLDTCEYRTLSSYLIGKIPAKKLLDSDELDTFNEEIKKSISVKAIKAKKLVVVLKATRLCNLRCTYCHSWAEGPNQTVLFHTLVRTVRQILAIPNVNRFEFVWHGGEITLLKPAFFKKLIWLQQQFKRPEQYITNTMQSNVVNISDEWLIFIKGIGMNVGISLDGVPAVNDKRRVDYRGRKTSDRIAKGIKKLLEYNIPYGALIVVDREVYKTDMKEMLDYFISIELTHIEFLNIVPDNRLVKGQYVGEEFISYAEFIQFLSELFTIWVNGYQGKIHIAVFDDFIRVLKDAKNKPSACYWSGNCSQEIITLEPNGDISPCDKYVGDKGSIYGSLLNTDLADLLAHSSHNQQAINEEKNATEKMQLCEWFSICHGGCPHDRVINRRHTAGYNDTCCGTGKLLATIQRYLANTY, from the coding sequence ATGGATAATATAATTCCGGTAAAATTCATTGATTGCACTAAGATAAATAATATAGGTCTTAAAGAACTGGAAAAGCTCGATACATGTGAATACAGAACACTATCATCTTATCTTATTGGTAAAATACCAGCAAAAAAATTACTCGATAGTGATGAGCTAGATACATTCAACGAAGAGATAAAAAAAAGTATTTCAGTGAAAGCTATTAAAGCAAAAAAACTGGTTGTTGTGTTAAAGGCAACCCGTTTATGTAATCTTCGTTGTACCTACTGCCACTCATGGGCAGAAGGCCCCAATCAGACGGTGTTATTTCATACCCTCGTCCGGACAGTACGGCAGATCCTGGCCATTCCTAATGTAAATAGATTTGAGTTTGTCTGGCATGGCGGTGAAATCACACTACTAAAGCCAGCATTTTTTAAAAAACTTATTTGGTTGCAGCAACAATTCAAGCGGCCAGAGCAATATATAACCAACACCATGCAATCAAATGTCGTTAATATCTCAGATGAGTGGTTAATATTTATTAAAGGTATTGGCATGAACGTCGGAATTAGTCTTGATGGAGTACCAGCAGTAAATGATAAACGGCGGGTAGACTATCGAGGCAGAAAGACATCTGATCGCATAGCCAAAGGAATAAAAAAACTTCTCGAGTATAATATTCCATATGGTGCTCTTATTGTTGTTGACCGAGAAGTTTATAAAACTGACATGAAAGAGATGTTGGACTATTTTATCTCAATAGAATTAACCCACATTGAGTTTCTTAATATAGTTCCTGATAATAGACTCGTTAAAGGGCAGTATGTTGGCGAAGAATTTATCAGTTATGCTGAATTTATCCAGTTTCTATCAGAGCTGTTTACTATTTGGGTAAACGGTTATCAGGGAAAAATACATATTGCTGTTTTTGATGATTTTATTCGTGTATTGAAAGATGCTAAAAATAAACCTTCCGCATGTTATTGGTCTGGCAATTGCTCGCAAGAAATTATCACCTTAGAACCCAATGGTGACATCTCTCCCTGCGACAAATATGTGGGTGATAAAGGTAGCATCTATGGATCTTTGTTAAATACTGACCTGGCGGATCTTTTAGCTCATTCATCGCATAATCAACAAGCCATCAATGAGGAAAAAAATGCGACTGAAAAAATGCAACTTTGCGAGTGGTTTTCTATTTGTCATGGCGGCTGCCCCCATGACCGGGTTATTAACCGTCGACATACAGCAGGATATAATGATACATGTTGTGGAACAGGGAAATTACTGGCGACCATTCAACGTTATTTAGCCAATACTTACTGA